Proteins encoded within one genomic window of Formosa agariphila KMM 3901:
- a CDS encoding sulfatase-like hydrolase/transferase: MKKLCINFFGFILCSLNLIAQETPLKQPNILWIVTDDQRADALQCYNEATTGKKESALGYVSSPNIDKLAKEGVLFTNAYNNSPACGPSRGSMISGRYPFRTGHFGFELTHQNPDFVKPSFPQILQKEGYVTALFGKGDSYIYKWGPGQGYRDAGHYNYKVHFKHDLQKHDVGDLWAQPVYQKGSWQNIGTEERVKFPDGTLEHYFINKETGELSAEDIQKRKDIEAKFEILRSYTRFNKDLILGGENPLPSGQTVDAKIVEEFKLYLANSSTEFKTTWGATHNGADTNKPLMVNLGFHLPHTPILPPNAVRDTFKKYKYKVPEFSEKELEHMPPQIHRLYKNLNFTNLTDNEKQQAIQDYYAFCAYGDALIGDAVSAFKQYCEKNKQEYLIVFTVGDHGWHLGEQGIEAKFGPWDKSTNGAMIVVSSDKNKVPQGTVQNQFIEYVDIAPTILSSSGIDISTEAYNFLDGVNMFNVIKNNEEVRDYIVGEINLVAGPRAYLRSKDFAFSMRTRPSVKKLKPNENVEWALNCPIDKAELVLYDLRVDPNEHKNLANDKRYKDLSAWFRLKLGNIVLGDGRIECDWSKPNTYNISNFAKGAHDKVLNIPQHIIPKI, from the coding sequence GGATAGTCACCGACGATCAACGTGCCGATGCCTTACAATGTTATAACGAAGCCACTACAGGGAAAAAAGAAAGTGCTTTGGGGTATGTTTCTTCACCTAATATAGATAAACTGGCTAAAGAAGGTGTATTGTTTACTAATGCATACAATAATTCCCCTGCCTGTGGCCCATCTAGAGGCTCTATGATTTCTGGTCGTTACCCGTTTAGAACGGGACATTTCGGATTTGAATTAACACACCAAAATCCAGATTTTGTAAAACCGTCTTTCCCACAAATTTTGCAAAAGGAAGGCTATGTTACCGCGCTCTTTGGTAAAGGTGATTCCTATATTTATAAGTGGGGACCAGGACAAGGATATAGAGATGCAGGGCATTATAACTATAAAGTTCATTTTAAACACGATTTACAGAAGCATGATGTTGGAGATTTATGGGCGCAGCCTGTTTACCAAAAAGGATCTTGGCAAAACATTGGAACAGAAGAGCGGGTTAAATTTCCTGATGGTACTTTGGAGCATTATTTCATAAATAAAGAAACAGGCGAACTAAGTGCTGAAGACATTCAAAAACGAAAAGATATAGAAGCTAAATTCGAAATTTTAAGATCCTATACCAGATTCAATAAAGATTTAATTTTAGGAGGGGAAAACCCTTTGCCTTCGGGCCAAACCGTAGATGCTAAAATTGTAGAAGAATTTAAATTGTATTTAGCGAATTCAAGCACTGAATTTAAAACGACTTGGGGCGCAACACACAATGGTGCTGATACTAACAAACCTTTAATGGTTAACTTAGGCTTTCACTTGCCACATACTCCTATTTTACCTCCAAATGCGGTTCGAGATACATTCAAGAAATATAAATACAAGGTTCCAGAATTTAGTGAAAAGGAATTGGAACACATGCCGCCACAAATACATCGACTGTATAAAAATCTTAATTTCACTAACCTAACAGATAATGAAAAACAACAAGCTATTCAAGATTATTATGCTTTTTGTGCTTACGGTGATGCTTTAATTGGCGATGCTGTTTCGGCCTTTAAACAGTATTGCGAAAAAAATAAACAAGAATACCTTATTGTGTTTACAGTTGGCGATCATGGTTGGCATTTGGGAGAGCAAGGTATAGAAGCTAAATTTGGGCCTTGGGATAAATCGACTAATGGTGCTATGATTGTTGTTTCTTCTGATAAAAACAAAGTTCCACAGGGTACGGTTCAAAATCAATTTATTGAATATGTAGATATTGCTCCAACTATCCTTTCTTCAAGTGGCATAGATATTTCTACAGAGGCGTATAATTTTTTAGATGGTGTTAATATGTTTAATGTTATAAAAAATAATGAAGAAGTGCGGGACTACATCGTGGGAGAAATAAATTTAGTGGCAGGCCCAAGGGCATATTTAAGATCAAAAGATTTTGCGTTTTCTATGCGTACAAGACCTTCGGTTAAAAAATTAAAGCCAAACGAAAATGTAGAATGGGCCTTGAATTGTCCTATTGATAAAGCAGAACTGGTGTTATATGATTTAAGGGTAGATCCAAACGAACATAAGAACCTCGCAAACGATAAACGATATAAAGATTTGTCCGCTTGGTTTAGATTAAAATTAGGAAATATAGTTTTAGGTGATGGAAGAATTGAATGTGATTGGTCTAAGCCTAATACCTATAATATTAGCAATTTTGCTAAAGGTGCACACGATAAGGTTTTAAATATTCCACAGCATATTATTCCAAAAATTTAA